From the genome of Vicia villosa cultivar HV-30 ecotype Madison, WI linkage group LG2, Vvil1.0, whole genome shotgun sequence, one region includes:
- the LOC131649030 gene encoding uncharacterized protein LOC131649030, which produces MMLTVKKGPLCYQDVKTVDGKKCKTFRDACFAMGFLQDDREFVEVIKEAHLWGSGPFLRKLFVTMLLSGSMNRPEHVWRKTWRYLSDGILYDQRLLARNQGLTMSDAELKERTLMAIETLLQNNNRSLKDFKPMPVPKEDVVFFTGNRLLYDERQYDVVEQHQIFENLSASLTDEQRGIFEEIMDAVEKQQGGVFFLYGYGGTGKTFMWKTLSAALRSKKKIVLPVASSGIASLLLPGGRTAHSRFRIPVPTLENSICNIEKQDDLAGLLKMTDLIIWDEAPMANKFCFESLDKSLRDIMSGIPHASKKVFGGKVVVFGGDFRQILPVIPRGTRSDIIHATINASYIWDHCKVLRLTKNMRLQNGDNAFSTDDDIRSFSEWILKIGDGTMCEPNDGYVDICIPYEFLISSFSNPIKAIVEDTYPDLIHNYLDSNYLQSRAILASTIEVVDDINQYITNLIPGI; this is translated from the exons ATGATGCTTACCGTCAAGAAAGGTCCGTTGTGCTATCAAGATGTCAAAACGGTTGATGGTAAGAAGTGCAAAACTTTTAGAGATGCGTGCTTTGCGATGGGTTTTTTACAAGATGATCGTGAATTTGTCGAGGTAATAAAAGAGGCGCATCTTTGGGGTTCGGGACCTTTTTTGCGCAAGCTTTTTGTGACAATGTTACTTTCGGGATCCATGAACAGACCTGAACATGTTTGGAGAAAGACTTGGAGATATTTATCGGATGGCATTCTCTATGATCAACGGTTATTGGCAAGAAATCAAG GTTTGACAATGAGTGATGCCGAGCTTAAGGAACGGACACTGATGGCTATTGAAACACTATTGCAAAATAATAATCGTAGCTTAAAGGACTTCAAACCAATGCCAGTTCCAAAAGAGGATGTCGTTTTCTTTACAGGAAACAGATTACTTTATGATGAACGTCAATATGATGTTGTTGAACaacatcaaatttttgaaaatttgtctgcTTCTCTTACAG ATGAACAAAGAGGAATTTTTGAGGAAATCATGGATGCTGTAGAGAAGCAACAAGGAGGTGTTTTTTTTCTGTATGGCTATGGTGGAACTGGTAAGACCTTTATGTGGAAAACTTTATCAGCAGCACTTAGGTCTAAGAAAAAAATTGTCTTGCCTGTTGCCTCAAGTGGAATTGCAAGTTTGTTGTTACCAGGTGGAAGAACAGCTCATTCTAGATTTAGGATTCCTGTTCCGACTTTAGAAAATTCTATTTGcaacattgaaaaacaagatgATCTTGCTGGGCTTCTAAAGATGACAGATTTGATTATATGGGATGAGGCTCCTATGGCCAATAAATTTTGCTTTGAATCTCTCGACAAATCCTTAAGAGATATTATGAGTGGAATCCCCCATGCATCTAAGAAAGTTTTTGGTGGTAAGGTTGTTGTGTTTGGTGGTGACTTCAGACAAATTCTCCCTGTTATACCAAGAGGAACTAGATCAGACATTATCCATGCAACAATAAATGCTTCTTATATTTGGGATCATTGTAAGGTCTTGAGGCTTACAAAGAACATGCGCTTGCAAAATGGTGATAATGCTTTTTCTACAGATGATGACATAAGGAGCTTTTCTGAGTGGATTTTAAAAATTGGAGATGGGACCATGTGTGAGCCAAATGATGGTTATGTTGATATTTGTATTCCATATGAGTTCTTAATTTCTAGCTTTTCTAATCCAATCAAGGCAATTGTTGAAGATACATACCCTGATCTCATTCATAATTATCTTGATTCCAATTATCTTCAAAGTCGTGCGATCTTAGCTTCAACAATTGAAGTTGTTGATGATATCAACCAATATATCACAAATCTTATTCCAGGTATATAA
- the LOC131649032 gene encoding uncharacterized protein LOC131649032, whose protein sequence is MDFNSDSDNDSDYDPFAEYYDIGSPLIECRYCKAMMWYQERMHKSTHSANPKFMMCCGNGKVELPLLRQPPEPLATLLFDHENSVSRKFQQHIRLYHMMFAFTSPGARLDNRFNNGRGPPILRIQGQTCHRIGSMLPPQGQKPKNKENIDPLVVNQLSSMLYEFNPHAKIFQMARHWLNSGEPQNLKLRLISNRSTDGRVYNQPTISEVAALVVGDIDTAEMRDIIMQTRGGGLQRINELHAAYMAYQYPLIFPYGEDGYRPDVAHRDLPVNENNIRNRLTIREWLAFHIQTRSKEAKTLLSSRRLFQQFLVDGYTMLESEKLEWLRKNQPKLRVSKYNSLQEEGEQSQAPGLTMGKRVVLPSSFVGGRRFMDQLYYDGMAICSKVGFPDLFITFTCNPNWPEIQRVLGPLHLKPQDRPDIISRIFKIKFDQLLADLTKKGVLGKVLAYMYTIEFQKRGLPHAHILIFLHPSNKYPRPEDIDKIISAEVPDPETQPRLYNLVKSHMVHGPCGLANQKSLCMKDGRCTKFYPKKFQSTTIVDQEGYPVYRRRNNGHTIQKNDIIFHSGHVVPHNPSLLLKYEAHINMEWCNQNTSIKYLFKYINKGSDRISAIIQGQDKNNVDEIKQYLDCRYISPSEACWRIFSYSIHGRKPAVERLFFHMEGENSVYYKDYEHVGDVLLKPSVTESMFTAWFEANKTYEEARLLTYGDFVSKFVYHKRVEVGNQGSEGIPLVD, encoded by the exons ATGGATTTTAATAGCGACTCCGACAATGATAGCGACTACGACCCTTTTGCAG AATATTACGATATCGGTTCACCTCTTATCGAATGTCGGtattgtaaagcaatgatgtgGTATCAAGAGAGGATGCACAAAAGTACCCACTCTGCTAACCCGAAGTTTATGATGTGTTGTGGGAACGGAAAAGTTGAACTCCCACTGCTGAGACAGCCTCCGGAACCACTTGCAACACTTTTGTTTGATCACGAAAATAGTGTTAGTCGGAAGTTTCAACAACATATCCGACTATACCATATGATGTTTGCATTCACGTCACCGGGAGCAAGGTTGGACAATCGTTTTAACAACGGACGTGGCCCTCCAATACTAAGGATACAAGGTCAAACGTGTCATCGCATCGGAAGCATGTTGCCTCCTCAAGGTCAAAAACCAAA GAACAAAGAGAACATTGATCCTTTGGTTGTCAATCAATTGTCCAGCATGTTGTATGAATTCAATCCTCATGCTAAGATCTTTCAAATGGCAAGACACTGGTTGAATAGCGGTGAACCTCAAAACCTCAAACTTCGACTAATCTCGAATCGGTCTACCGATGGCAGAGTGTATAATCAGCCAACTATTAGTGAAGTTGCAGCCTTGGTTGTTGGAGATATAGACACGGCTGAGATGAGGGATATAATAATGCAAACTAGAGGAGGAGGACTTCAAAGAATCAACGAGCTCCATGCCGCTTACATGGCTTACCAGTATCCGTTGATTTTTCCGTATGGTGAAGATGGCTATAGACCTGATGTAGCACATAGGGACCTACCTGTCAACGAAAACAACATCAGAAATAGGCTCACGATTCGCGAATGGCTGGCCTTCCACATTCAAACCAGATCAAAGGAAGCTAAGACTTTGTTATCTTCTAGAAGGCTGTTCCAGCAATTTCTGGTCGATGGTTACACTATGTTAGAGTCCGAGAAGCTAGAATGGCTGCGCAAAAATCAACCGAAGCTTCGGGTGTCCAAGTACAACTCTTTACAAGAAGAGGGCGAACAAAGTCAAGCTCCAGGTTTAACCATGGGTAAACGAGTGGTGTTGCCTTCGTCCTTTGTTGGCGGTCGTAGGTTTATGGATCAATTGTACTATGATGGAATGGCTATATGCAGTAAAGTTGGATTTCCAGATTTGTTTATAACTTTTACATGTAACCCCAATTGGCCTGAGATTCAAAGGGTGCTTGGTCCTCTTCATCTAAAGCCTCAAGATCGACCGGATATCATTtctagaattttcaaaatcaagtttgatcAATTGCTGGCAGATTTGACCAAAAAAGGTGTTCTTGGCAAAGTGCTTGCTT ATATGTACACCATTGAATTTCAAAAAAGAGGATTGCCCCATGCCCATATATTGATCTTCTTGCATCCTTCAAACAAATATCCAAGACCGGAAGACATTGACAAGATCATTAGTGCTGAAGTACCCGATCCCGAAACACAACCTCGGCTATACAATTTGGTCAAATCTCACATGGTTCATGGTCCTTGTGGTTTGGCAAATCAAAAATCACTTTGTATGAAAGATGGGAGATGCACAAAGTTTTACCCTAAGAAATTCCAAAGTACAACTATAGTGGACCAAGAAGGATACCCGGTTTATAGGAGAAGAAACAACGGACACACCATTCAAAAGAACGACATCATCTTTCATAGTGGTCATGTTGTTCCTCACAATCCAAGTTTGTTGTTGAAGTACGAAGCCCACATCAACATGGAATGGTGCAATCAAAATACTTCTATCAAATACCTTttcaaatatattaataaagGCTCCGATAGAATTTCAGCAATCATACAAGGCCAGGACAAAAACAATGTTGATGAGATCAAACAATATTTGGATTGTCGATACATCTCCCCAAGTGAAGCATGTTGGCGGATATTTTCTTATTCTATTCATGGCAGAAAACCAGCCGTAGAAAGATTGTTTTTTCACATGGAAGGTGAAAATTCCGTGTACTACAAAGACTACGAGCATGTTGGTGATGTGTTGCTCAAACCAAGTGTAACGGAGTCCATGTTTACGGCTTGGTTTGAGGCTAACAAAACTTATGAGGAAGCAAGATTACTAACTTATGGGGACTTTGTTTCTAAATTTGTCTATCATAAACGAGTCGAAGTTGGAAACCAAGGAAGCGAGGGTATACCATTGGTCGACTGA